A genomic stretch from Lathyrus oleraceus cultivar Zhongwan6 chromosome 2, CAAS_Psat_ZW6_1.0, whole genome shotgun sequence includes:
- the LOC127117910 gene encoding uncharacterized protein LOC127117910: protein MLFRRLYSSTKLQYLSLRCFSSATPSLVLKHGDVLKKSRVFTKEDVLQYSMVSRDSNPLHTDSTAAQNVGFEGPLVHGMLVASLFPHIISSHFPAAVYVSQTLKFKLPVYIGDQIVGEVEATNLRENKNRYLAKFKTRCFKNGEILVIEGEALALLPTLDYKAVEV from the exons ATGCTCTTCAGGAGGTTATATTCTAGTACCAAACTTCAGTATCTCAGTCTGAGGTGTTTTTCATCTGCAACTCCTTCTCTTGTACTTAAACATGGTGATGTTTTGAAAAAATCAAGGGTTTTTACTAAGGAAGATGTCCTTCAGTACTCCATGGTGAGTCGTGATTCTAATCCTTTGCATACTGATTCCACTGCTGCTCAAAATGTCGGGTTTGAAGGTCCACTCGTACATGGGATGCTTGTTGCTTCACTTTTTCCTCATATCATCTCATCACATTTT CCTGCAGCTGTGTATGTGTCTCAAACCTTAAAATTTAAGTTACCAGTCTATATTGGAGATCAGATTGTTGGTGAAGTAGAAGCAACTAATCTAAGAGAAAATAAAAATCGATATCT TGCAAAGTTTAAGACAAGGTGCTTCAAGAATGGAGAAATTCTTGTCATTGAAGGTGAAGCATTGGCTTTGTTACCAACCCTTGATTATAAAGCAGTGGAAGTATAA